A stretch of Ipomoea triloba cultivar NCNSP0323 chromosome 13, ASM357664v1 DNA encodes these proteins:
- the LOC116001673 gene encoding uncharacterized protein LOC116001673 produces the protein MADSSAPDSSLPDSSNSSPPNYSLPDSSMNDLIVKLAEERAASLPENMWLSSKPPSIWNLGKKSIDTIRTKKPEEYKIIVDICKLALNHYQESHTDKLYEFDSVPEGEEILTRMIGFMTYIFKFRAKNMKVTGNPLEVFQVTADQLRGGALIIQECTLLE, from the exons ATGGCCGATTCCTCTGCGCCCGACTCTTCCCTACCCGATTCCTCAAACTCTTCTCCACCCAACTATTCTCTACCCGATTCCTCTATGAACGACCTCATTGTGAAGCTTGCAGAGGAACGTGCGGCGAGTTTACCTGAGAATATGTGGCTATCATCAAAA cCACCCTCGATTTGGAACCTAGGTAAAAAATCGATTGACACCATCAGAACGAAGAAACCTGAAGAGTACAAAATTATTGTTGATATATGTAAATTGGCTCTTAATCATTATCAGGAAAGTCAT ACAGACAAATTGTATGAGTTTGATAGTGTGCCTGAGGGTGAGGAGATCCTAACTAGGATGATCGGATTCATGACGTATATCTTTAAGTTTCGAGCTAAAAATATGAAGGTGACGGGTAATCCTCTCGAAGTGTTTCAAGTTACTGCTGATCAGCTCAGAGGAGGAGCTCTTATTATACAGGAATGTACCCTGTTGGAATAG